The following are encoded together in the Parabacteroides chongii genome:
- a CDS encoding sensor histidine kinase, producing the protein MFSTRIYLKIVFQVAIIVIVAGLGLAGIVSGKAIILGYVTLLIALWLIGVLVYFLNASNRRIQLFLDAIEDNESMLYFPENTGPEEQRQLHTAFNRIHSLMTESKQKEFERELLRKEYESYDKLMHVLTHEIMNSIAPIVSLSGTLLSYYRNKETTKGRDEITDATIRKTIRGLDTIKSQGQSLMNFTHSYRQLAHLQTPNPKPFSLSNQVRNIELLFQSDLQRLQIGLDIRLCQEEITVNADEELLSQVLINLLKNAMEALEEQDNGEISLTVQQPGNTTLIEITDNGPGIPHNLQEDIFIPFFTTKNRGSGIGLSLSRQIIRMHGGELQVYSQPYTETRFTISLPSTTGNFHA; encoded by the coding sequence ATGTTCAGCACACGCATCTATCTGAAGATAGTCTTCCAGGTGGCGATTATCGTGATCGTTGCCGGCCTGGGACTGGCCGGCATTGTCAGCGGCAAAGCCATCATCCTGGGATACGTCACCCTGCTGATCGCTTTATGGCTGATCGGCGTTCTCGTCTATTTCCTGAACGCCTCGAACCGCCGTATCCAGCTCTTTTTGGATGCCATCGAAGACAATGAATCGATGCTCTACTTTCCCGAAAACACCGGTCCCGAAGAACAACGGCAACTGCACACGGCATTCAACCGTATTCACAGCCTGATGACGGAAAGCAAGCAGAAAGAATTCGAACGCGAACTGCTACGGAAAGAATATGAGTCATACGATAAGCTGATGCACGTCCTGACCCACGAAATCATGAACTCGATCGCCCCAATCGTTTCCCTTTCGGGGACGCTCCTCTCCTACTACCGGAATAAAGAGACCACCAAAGGCCGCGACGAGATCACCGATGCCACGATCCGTAAAACGATCCGCGGACTGGACACAATCAAGAGCCAGGGACAAAGCCTCATGAACTTCACCCACTCTTACCGCCAGCTCGCTCATTTGCAGACACCCAATCCCAAGCCCTTCTCTTTATCCAATCAGGTCCGCAACATCGAGCTGTTGTTCCAGTCGGACCTCCAACGGTTACAGATCGGACTGGATATCCGTCTCTGCCAGGAAGAAATAACGGTGAATGCAGACGAAGAATTGCTCTCACAGGTACTAATCAATCTACTGAAAAACGCCATGGAAGCATTGGAAGAGCAGGATAACGGAGAAATCTCCCTCACCGTACAGCAACCCGGCAACACGACCCTGATCGAGATCACGGACAACGGCCCGGGCATTCCGCACAATCTGCAGGAAGATATATTTATTCCTTTCTTTACGACCAAAAACAGGGGAAGCGGCATCGGCCTGAGTCTTTCACGCCAAATCATACGTATGCACGGCGGCGAACTGCAGGTATATTCGCAGCCTTATACCGAAACGCGTTTCACCATCTCCCTGCCCTCAACGACGGGGAATTTCCACGCGTGA
- a CDS encoding sigma-54-dependent transcriptional regulator translates to MQSGTVLIVDDNKSVLTSLELLLEDEFERIETASNPNRILSVLDTMPVDLVLLDMNFSAGVNTGNEGLFWLRRIREIAPELPVIMLTAYGDVELAVKALKSGAVDFILKPWDNDILLEKIHTALQAAEQERMKQNAGKSSKTSRPSEPAMIIGHSPVMMKLIKVVTKVAKTDANILITGENGTGKEMLAREIHRLSLRSRREMINVDMGAVSESLFESELFGHEKGAFTDARESRPGKFEAASGSTLFLDEIGNLPVSLQAKLLAALQNREVTRLGSNRKIPVDIRLIAATNRNLPEMVKQSLFREDLFYRINTIQIEIPPLRSRREDIPLFIDYFLKKYTTQYKQTGLTLHPQAMSKLERYDWPGNIRELQHTIEKAVILAEKNVIRATDLFIRPGKAVSFSEAPKLGEVERKAIEAAITQHDGNLTAAAEQLGVSRQTLYNKLKRFNL, encoded by the coding sequence ATGCAAAGCGGAACAGTTCTTATAGTAGACGATAATAAAAGTGTGTTGACCTCACTCGAATTATTACTGGAAGACGAATTCGAACGAATTGAAACAGCTTCGAATCCGAACCGGATCCTGTCTGTTCTGGATACAATGCCGGTCGATCTCGTTCTTCTCGACATGAATTTCTCCGCCGGAGTCAATACCGGCAACGAAGGCTTATTTTGGTTACGCCGTATCCGGGAAATTGCTCCCGAACTGCCCGTTATCATGCTTACCGCTTACGGAGACGTGGAACTGGCAGTCAAGGCACTGAAAAGCGGAGCAGTAGATTTCATCCTCAAACCCTGGGACAACGATATCCTGCTGGAAAAGATACATACCGCATTACAAGCCGCCGAGCAAGAACGGATGAAACAGAATGCCGGCAAAAGCAGCAAGACCAGCCGTCCCTCCGAGCCCGCCATGATCATCGGCCACTCTCCCGTCATGATGAAGCTGATCAAAGTCGTGACCAAGGTCGCCAAAACGGATGCCAACATATTGATCACCGGCGAGAACGGTACAGGCAAAGAAATGCTCGCCCGCGAGATACACCGCCTGTCTCTCCGCAGTCGTCGGGAAATGATCAACGTCGACATGGGAGCCGTCAGCGAATCGCTCTTCGAAAGCGAACTGTTCGGACACGAGAAAGGCGCTTTTACCGATGCCCGCGAAAGCCGTCCGGGCAAGTTCGAAGCTGCCAGCGGAAGTACCCTGTTTCTGGATGAAATCGGTAACCTGCCTGTCAGTCTGCAAGCCAAACTGCTCGCCGCCCTTCAGAACCGCGAAGTCACACGCCTGGGAAGCAACCGTAAAATACCGGTCGACATACGCCTGATTGCTGCCACCAACCGGAATCTGCCGGAAATGGTGAAACAATCGCTCTTCCGCGAGGACCTGTTTTACCGGATCAATACCATTCAGATAGAAATCCCGCCCCTGCGAAGCCGGCGGGAGGATATTCCCCTGTTCATCGATTATTTCCTGAAAAAATACACCACCCAATATAAACAAACCGGTCTGACGCTCCATCCGCAAGCAATGAGCAAACTGGAACGGTACGACTGGCCGGGCAACATACGCGAACTGCAACATACCATCGAAAAGGCCGTGATCCTTGCCGAGAAGAATGTGATCCGAGCCACCGACCTCTTTATCCGTCCCGGCAAAGCCGTCTCGTTCTCCGAAGCTCCCAAGCTGGGAGAAGTGGAACGCAAGGCCATCGAAGCAGCCATCACCCAGCATGACGGGAATCTGACCGCAGCCGCCGAACAACTGGGCGTAAGCCGGCAAACCTTATATAACAAACTAAAACGGTTCAACCTGTGA
- a CDS encoding TolC family protein: protein MMKIQITTKYGLLVMGLLLLGSAVTAHAQDSWTVDSCMRYAIEKNLTLRNSRLDTRIAREDFTAAIGDFLPTVSTNGAFGKRMGRSVDPKTNLYTTSSFLESTVGVDISLPVFDGFKRINRAQFTRLNRQLSGVTEKAEENRVAFEVMDAYYVYIFDRKMSALAAEQRKLSERYHEQMLEYVDLGLRSPSDLQEVKARLQSDIYQETVKKKTERLSFLALKELLQMRDSDTLSIADQDAGGEEPPLLSSYSAPDIYAESETALPEFRMMDLRERASRKSLAIASGAFSPTIRADFSLYSGYYDTERNADGHIVSFGQQMKNNWNKYIGLRVSFPIFSGLSRFTAVRKERFRLQQIRNNNDRQRISLYKEIEDACLTLQASAEEYHQAVLQLKTLTTTLKENEEKWEEGMISVFELMEKRNLYISAKAELVRTRLQYDLKHRMVEFYRTGSFL, encoded by the coding sequence ATGATGAAAATACAAATAACAACCAAATACGGATTACTGGTTATGGGGCTGTTACTGTTGGGCTCGGCGGTCACTGCACATGCCCAGGATTCCTGGACGGTCGATTCCTGTATGCGTTATGCTATAGAGAAGAATTTGACGCTGAGAAACAGCCGTTTGGATACCCGTATTGCCCGTGAAGACTTTACGGCGGCAATCGGTGACTTCCTGCCTACGGTCAGTACCAACGGAGCGTTCGGAAAACGGATGGGACGTTCGGTAGATCCGAAAACGAATCTGTACACTACTTCTTCTTTTCTGGAAAGCACGGTGGGAGTGGATATCTCCTTACCTGTTTTTGATGGTTTCAAACGTATCAACCGGGCGCAGTTCACCCGTTTGAACCGGCAATTGAGCGGCGTAACGGAAAAAGCGGAAGAGAATCGGGTGGCTTTTGAGGTGATGGATGCCTATTATGTGTATATCTTTGACCGGAAGATGAGTGCTTTGGCTGCCGAACAACGTAAACTGAGTGAACGGTATCATGAACAGATGCTTGAATATGTGGACCTGGGACTTCGTTCACCGTCGGATCTGCAGGAGGTGAAAGCCCGTTTACAGAGTGATATTTATCAGGAGACAGTGAAGAAGAAGACTGAACGTCTGTCTTTTTTGGCGTTGAAGGAGTTGCTGCAGATGCGTGATTCGGATACGTTGTCCATTGCCGACCAGGATGCTGGCGGAGAAGAACCGCCGCTTCTCAGTAGCTATTCGGCTCCGGATATCTATGCCGAGTCGGAGACTGCACTTCCCGAATTTCGGATGATGGACTTGCGGGAACGCGCATCACGGAAGTCGTTGGCTATTGCATCCGGAGCTTTTTCTCCCACGATCCGGGCAGACTTCAGCCTTTATTCGGGCTATTACGATACGGAACGCAATGCCGACGGACATATCGTCTCTTTCGGGCAGCAGATGAAAAATAACTGGAATAAATATATCGGTTTACGAGTATCATTCCCTATTTTCAGCGGCTTATCCCGCTTTACGGCAGTCCGGAAAGAACGTTTCCGCCTGCAGCAGATCAGAAATAATAACGACCGGCAACGTATATCCTTATATAAGGAAATAGAAGATGCCTGCCTTACCCTCCAGGCTTCGGCGGAAGAGTATCATCAGGCTGTCCTGCAGTTGAAAACACTGACCACCACGCTGAAAGAGAATGAGGAAAAGTGGGAGGAAGGCATGATCTCCGTTTTTGAACTGATGGAGAAACGTAACCTGTATATTTCCGCTAAGGCAGAACTGGTGCGCACCCGACTGCAGTACGATCTGAAGCATCGGATGGTCGAATTTTACCGGACCGGGTCGTTTTTATAA
- a CDS encoding efflux RND transporter periplasmic adaptor subunit translates to MDTPIERKSRLKKKHIYAVAGGVFLLVCVFYFIFRDTSSSMKVEKERLTISTIIQGEFNDYIRVIGQVLPDRIIYLDAVEGGRVEERLIEEGAQVKAGDVILRLSNPLLNIGILQSEADLAYQENELRNTRISMEQEHLSLKQERINLNKELVQKERRYKQYERLYNKQLLAREEYLLAKEDYESARDQLVVLDQRISQDDLFRSSQLESLDENIRNMKRSLALVRERLENLKVKAPVSGQLGNLEAQIGQSIAQGERIGQVITPELKVEARIDEHYVERVMPGLPANFEREGKTYEMEMTKVYPEVRDGQFRTDLHFTGGRPENIRAGQTYHLNLQLGDPVQAILIPRGSFYQASGGQYVYVVDEDETTARRRPVKIGRQNPQYYEVTEGLKPGEKVIISGYELFGENERLIIR, encoded by the coding sequence ATGGACACCCCTATCGAACGGAAATCCCGTTTGAAAAAGAAACATATTTACGCTGTAGCAGGAGGCGTTTTCCTGCTTGTCTGCGTGTTTTACTTTATCTTTCGTGATACTTCTTCTTCCATGAAGGTCGAGAAAGAGCGGCTGACGATTTCCACTATCATTCAGGGTGAATTTAACGACTATATCCGTGTGATCGGACAGGTCTTGCCGGACCGTATCATTTATCTGGATGCCGTCGAAGGCGGTCGTGTGGAAGAACGTCTGATTGAAGAAGGAGCGCAAGTCAAAGCCGGCGATGTGATCCTCCGCCTGAGTAACCCGTTATTGAATATCGGCATCCTTCAAAGTGAAGCCGACCTTGCCTATCAGGAAAACGAACTCCGTAACACCCGTATCAGCATGGAGCAGGAACATCTGAGTCTGAAACAGGAACGCATCAACCTGAATAAGGAGCTGGTACAAAAAGAGCGTCGCTACAAACAATACGAACGCTTGTACAACAAACAACTCCTGGCCCGTGAAGAGTATCTTCTGGCAAAAGAAGATTACGAAAGTGCCCGCGACCAACTTGTCGTACTGGACCAGCGTATCAGTCAGGACGACCTTTTCCGCAGTAGCCAGCTGGAGAGCCTGGATGAAAATATCCGGAATATGAAACGAAGTCTGGCACTTGTCCGCGAACGTTTGGAGAACCTGAAAGTGAAGGCTCCCGTAAGTGGACAGCTGGGTAACCTGGAAGCACAGATCGGTCAGTCTATTGCCCAGGGAGAACGCATCGGCCAGGTGATCACTCCCGAACTGAAGGTAGAAGCCAGGATTGACGAACATTATGTAGAGCGTGTCATGCCCGGCCTTCCTGCTAACTTCGAACGTGAAGGAAAGACCTATGAGATGGAAATGACGAAAGTCTATCCTGAAGTACGCGACGGCCAGTTCCGTACGGACCTTCATTTTACCGGTGGCCGTCCCGAAAATATACGCGCCGGACAGACCTATCATTTGAACCTGCAACTGGGCGATCCGGTACAGGCCATCCTGATTCCCCGCGGCAGCTTCTACCAGGCAAGCGGCGGACAGTATGTATATGTAGTAGATGAAGACGAGACAACAGCCCGTCGCCGTCCGGTGAAGATCGGTCGTCAGAACCCTCAATACTATGAAGTGACCGAAGGATTGAAACCCGGAGAGAAAGTGATCATTTCAGGCTATGAACTGTTTGGCGAAAACGAGCGTCTTATAATCAGATAA
- a CDS encoding ABC transporter permease has translation MDYLSQVIKSQRARKSLSVINILGLSVCISAALLILLYVRFELSYDSFHDGDRIYRVESRLYEGKVLTDNWATTAFGHGPVMSREIPGIEKFVRLTAQDREQVVTYQDKQFAEERYCFTEPAFFELFNFPIKRGEKTGQLVRPNTVVLTENAAHRYFGEAEPLGKILTFRTATAEQHFEVTGVIDRMPANSHLQYDFLLSYSTIPKERQDIWYVHGVYTYVRLEPGKNPQEIADAFAAISDKYKTAALKHKDWRVELIPLKEIHLTPQKSYEKETKGSRTAVYILSVMAVALLLIGWVNALNLMVARFLERGKEFGVRKAFGASRKQMLFQGLLEAGIVNTLAAGIALGWLEVLLPVVYSRAAYDFGANTLLLPGFWVAVLSIIALGTFFTGLYPSYLLTRIRPADIMRGKLLHSRKGNKMRKVLIVVQFVASFILITGTFVVVAQVRYMENETASAAMKQIVVLKYPSFTDELSAKMESFKKQLKQKTYIRQVTVSGAVPGVEVANYFTNRPYGSDQSEVKLIQMFAVDYDYLPTYSPDMVCGRAFSEEYGDELNKVVLNEEAVRLLGFSSNEAALGRQLAMEVVEEPLQVIGVVRNYHQQSLAVPYKPIIFFIKERVPFIGTPYISIRMDGTADAARLAEIEQAYRDFFPTSLFSYFYLDDFNRNQYKEDRNFGWMFAGSALLAVFVACLGLWTVTLFSTLSRVKEIGIRKVLGAGKAGLFVVLTRELLLLTVIASVIGVPVSAFLMNNWLEGYAFHIGLPWWSYAAVFVLLMCIAFGTVARQVWRIIRLKPMYILRSE, from the coding sequence ATGGATTACCTGTCCCAAGTCATTAAAAGCCAGCGGGCCCGTAAGTCACTATCGGTGATCAATATCCTCGGTCTGTCCGTATGTATCTCAGCAGCACTGCTGATCCTGCTCTATGTCCGGTTCGAGCTGAGTTACGACTCCTTTCATGACGGTGATCGCATCTACCGTGTCGAAAGCCGCCTGTACGAAGGGAAAGTACTGACCGATAACTGGGCCACTACCGCTTTCGGACACGGACCGGTCATGAGCCGCGAGATCCCGGGAATCGAGAAGTTCGTCCGCCTCACCGCACAGGACAGGGAACAGGTCGTTACCTATCAGGATAAGCAATTTGCCGAAGAACGCTATTGCTTTACCGAACCTGCTTTCTTTGAACTGTTCAACTTCCCTATAAAAAGAGGAGAGAAGACAGGCCAGCTGGTCCGTCCCAACACAGTCGTATTGACGGAAAATGCTGCCCACCGTTATTTCGGCGAGGCAGAACCGTTGGGAAAAATCCTGACATTCCGGACAGCGACTGCCGAGCAACATTTTGAGGTCACTGGCGTTATCGACCGGATGCCGGCAAACTCACATTTGCAGTACGATTTCCTCCTTTCCTATTCCACGATACCGAAAGAACGGCAGGATATCTGGTATGTCCACGGCGTGTACACCTACGTTCGCCTGGAGCCGGGAAAGAATCCGCAGGAGATAGCCGATGCCTTTGCCGCCATCTCAGATAAATACAAGACAGCCGCTTTGAAGCATAAAGACTGGCGGGTGGAGTTGATCCCGTTGAAAGAGATCCATCTTACCCCGCAGAAATCGTATGAGAAAGAGACAAAGGGCAGCCGTACCGCCGTCTATATCCTGTCGGTGATGGCGGTCGCCCTGTTGCTTATCGGCTGGGTGAATGCGCTGAACCTGATGGTCGCCCGTTTTTTGGAACGGGGAAAAGAGTTTGGTGTACGCAAGGCTTTCGGAGCTTCCCGTAAGCAGATGCTTTTCCAGGGATTACTGGAAGCTGGCATTGTCAATACTCTGGCTGCCGGAATTGCATTAGGCTGGCTGGAAGTGCTCCTGCCCGTCGTCTATTCACGGGCTGCCTACGATTTTGGAGCGAATACCCTTTTACTGCCGGGATTTTGGGTGGCGGTATTGAGTATTATCGCTTTAGGAACTTTCTTTACCGGTTTATACCCTTCCTATCTTCTGACGCGCATCCGTCCTGCCGACATTATGCGCGGTAAGCTCTTACACAGCCGGAAAGGAAATAAGATGCGGAAAGTCTTGATTGTCGTGCAGTTCGTCGCGTCCTTTATTTTGATAACAGGTACTTTCGTTGTTGTCGCACAGGTTCGTTATATGGAGAATGAAACGGCTTCAGCTGCGATGAAACAGATTGTTGTTCTGAAATATCCTTCTTTTACGGATGAGTTGTCTGCAAAAATGGAGAGCTTTAAGAAGCAGTTGAAACAAAAGACATATATCCGGCAGGTCACTGTCTCCGGGGCAGTTCCGGGCGTGGAGGTTGCCAATTATTTTACCAATCGTCCGTATGGCAGCGACCAGTCGGAAGTGAAACTGATCCAGATGTTCGCTGTCGATTATGATTATCTCCCCACTTATTCCCCTGATATGGTTTGTGGCAGGGCTTTCTCGGAAGAATACGGGGATGAGCTGAATAAGGTGGTATTGAACGAGGAAGCTGTCCGTTTGTTAGGCTTTTCTTCCAATGAGGCTGCTTTGGGCAGGCAGTTGGCGATGGAGGTGGTGGAAGAGCCTCTCCAAGTGATCGGTGTGGTCCGTAATTATCATCAGCAGTCGCTTGCCGTGCCTTACAAGCCGATCATTTTTTTCATCAAAGAACGCGTGCCGTTTATCGGGACACCTTATATCTCCATCCGTATGGACGGTACAGCCGATGCAGCGCGTCTGGCGGAGATCGAGCAAGCCTACCGGGATTTCTTCCCGACTTCGCTGTTCTCTTATTTCTATCTTGATGATTTCAACAGGAACCAGTATAAGGAAGACCGGAATTTCGGATGGATGTTTGCCGGTTCGGCGTTGCTTGCCGTCTTTGTTGCTTGCCTGGGATTGTGGACTGTCACGCTTTTCTCCACCCTGTCGAGAGTGAAAGAAATAGGGATACGGAAAGTTTTGGGAGCAGGAAAAGCCGGTCTTTTTGTAGTTTTGACACGTGAGTTATTACTCCTGACGGTGATTGCTTCCGTGATCGGTGTCCCTGTCTCCGCTTTCCTGATGAACAACTGGCTCGAAGGCTATGCGTTTCATATCGGACTGCCCTGGTGGAGTTATGCGGCAGTGTTTGTCCTGTTGATGTGTATCGCTTTCGGAACCGTAGCGCGGCAGGTATGGCGTATCATCCGCTTGAAACCGATGTATATTTTGAGGAGTGAATAA
- a CDS encoding ABC transporter ATP-binding protein, protein MIKTEKLSMLFTTEDVQTKALNEVSLEIKKGEFVAIMGPSGCGKSTLLNILGTLDSSTSGKYYFEGKEIDKMSESQLTSFRKGNIGFVFQNFNLIDELTVFENVELPLVYLNGKKSDRRKKVMEVLDRMNIAHRAGHFPQQLSGGQQQRVAIARAVVTDCNLILADEPTGNLDSTNGVEVMELLSELNRQGTTIVIVTHSERDAKYAHRVIHLLDGKIVSEERH, encoded by the coding sequence ATGATTAAAACAGAAAAACTGTCTATGCTCTTCACAACGGAAGATGTACAGACCAAAGCATTGAATGAAGTAAGTCTGGAGATAAAGAAAGGCGAGTTTGTCGCTATCATGGGGCCTTCGGGCTGCGGCAAATCCACCCTGCTGAATATCCTGGGGACACTCGATTCATCGACTTCCGGCAAATATTACTTTGAAGGGAAAGAGATAGATAAGATGAGCGAAAGCCAGCTGACTTCTTTCCGGAAAGGAAACATCGGCTTTGTCTTCCAAAACTTCAACCTGATTGACGAGTTGACGGTTTTCGAGAATGTAGAACTGCCGCTGGTCTATCTGAACGGGAAGAAGTCGGACCGTCGGAAGAAGGTGATGGAGGTCCTGGACCGTATGAACATAGCCCATCGCGCCGGACATTTCCCGCAACAGTTGTCCGGTGGTCAGCAGCAGCGTGTCGCCATTGCCCGTGCCGTGGTGACGGACTGTAACCTGATCCTGGCGGATGAGCCGACAGGTAACCTGGATTCTACCAATGGCGTTGAAGTCATGGAGCTGCTTAGCGAACTGAACCGGCAGGGAACGACGATTGTGATCGTTACCCACTCCGAGCGGGATGCGAAATATGCCCATCGGGTGATCCATTTACTGGATGGAAAGATAGTATCGGAAGAAAGGCACTAA
- a CDS encoding ABC transporter permease: MILSNYWNSALRSLAKKKGFSAINITGLAIGMAAALLILTYVAFEYSYDNMHTRADRIFRVEARFFENGEMTDNWASSSAGYATAMKRNLAGVEDYTRVGSQYYPEQIVKYNELLYRETNIGYAEKNYFNFFDFELLKGDKNTCLDGPKKVVITERIARKYFKGADPIGKILIFRSNIGEEACEVTGIMKDMPVNSHVRYSMLISYETLPKWMDEYWYRHEVYSYVLLKSAGMRKQVEDAFPAMAEKYKTDEALKNKTWAIQLTKLRDIHLTPQKAYEPETKGNRSSMLVLICTALAILCIAWINYINMTVARSMERAKEIGIRRASGASRRQIVTQFLFESLVTNGIAFILALGLMEALMPAFNNLTSRDLGFSVWVTTSLGWILLLIFALGVFLSGFYPATILSGIKPIKMLKGKFTHTKNATLTRKVLVVLQYTASLALLCGTLIVYAQLQYMRQASLGVRVDQTLVLKFPAHCEDMATRLTAMKRELKALPSVKNVTVSGAVPGTEVTDFLSIVRLSDVTKQTRLLEMLNCDVYYLDAYDLEFVAGRGFAEDFGGDVYNIVLNETAVRTLGFASPEAALGERLSVETVDQPMQIIGVVKDYHQQSLNKGYTPLLFALHDKLSWMKQRYISVVMENANPRELVKQSEEIWDRYFPDSSYDYFFLDQFFDQQYRQDEVFGLIVALFAILAIFISCMGLWVLVMFSCSTRVREMGIRKVLGASKMQLFYELGREFFVLIGIAVVIALPLSWWVMDGWLDHYSFRTAWKAWFFLVPVILLCVISLLTIGWQTAKTILSKPARSLRYE; encoded by the coding sequence ATGATCTTATCAAATTATTGGAACAGCGCCTTGCGCAGCCTGGCGAAGAAGAAAGGCTTCAGCGCAATCAATATAACCGGCCTGGCGATCGGTATGGCGGCTGCCTTGCTGATCCTGACTTACGTGGCTTTCGAATACAGCTACGATAATATGCACACCCGTGCCGACCGCATTTTCCGCGTGGAAGCACGCTTTTTCGAGAACGGCGAGATGACTGACAACTGGGCTTCCAGCTCGGCGGGTTATGCAACTGCCATGAAACGCAATCTCGCCGGTGTAGAGGATTATACCCGCGTGGGTAGCCAGTATTACCCCGAACAGATCGTTAAATACAATGAGCTTCTCTATCGTGAAACGAATATAGGTTATGCCGAAAAGAATTATTTTAACTTCTTCGATTTCGAATTGCTGAAAGGAGATAAGAACACCTGCCTGGATGGTCCGAAAAAGGTGGTTATTACCGAACGCATCGCCCGTAAATATTTCAAGGGAGCCGATCCGATCGGGAAGATATTGATCTTCCGTAGTAATATCGGCGAGGAGGCATGCGAAGTGACGGGTATCATGAAGGATATGCCTGTCAACTCACATGTGCGTTACAGTATGCTGATCTCTTATGAAACACTTCCGAAATGGATGGATGAGTACTGGTACCGGCATGAGGTGTATTCGTATGTTCTTCTGAAATCTGCCGGAATGAGGAAGCAGGTGGAAGATGCTTTCCCAGCGATGGCAGAGAAATACAAGACGGATGAGGCATTGAAGAATAAAACATGGGCCATTCAGCTGACTAAATTGAGAGATATCCATCTGACTCCGCAGAAAGCCTATGAGCCGGAGACGAAAGGAAACCGTTCATCCATGCTGGTCCTGATCTGTACGGCTTTGGCGATCCTGTGCATTGCCTGGATCAATTATATCAATATGACGGTAGCCCGTTCGATGGAACGTGCCAAAGAGATCGGGATACGCCGGGCTTCAGGAGCTAGCCGACGGCAGATCGTTACGCAGTTCCTGTTTGAATCGTTGGTGACGAACGGGATTGCCTTTATCCTGGCGCTTGGGCTGATGGAGGCACTGATGCCTGCATTCAATAACCTGACATCGCGCGATCTAGGTTTCTCCGTATGGGTAACGACCTCTTTAGGTTGGATACTGTTGCTGATATTTGCACTGGGTGTCTTCCTGTCCGGTTTCTATCCGGCGACGATCCTTTCCGGCATTAAGCCGATCAAAATGCTGAAAGGTAAATTTACGCATACGAAAAATGCGACGCTGACCCGCAAGGTGCTGGTCGTACTGCAATATACGGCGTCTTTGGCGTTGTTGTGCGGCACGCTGATCGTTTATGCACAGCTGCAGTATATGCGTCAGGCTTCCCTGGGAGTGCGTGTCGATCAGACATTGGTGCTGAAATTTCCTGCCCATTGCGAGGATATGGCTACGAGGCTGACTGCCATGAAACGGGAGTTGAAGGCATTGCCGTCTGTGAAGAATGTAACGGTTTCAGGTGCCGTCCCAGGGACGGAGGTGACCGACTTCCTGTCGATCGTCCGCCTGAGCGACGTGACGAAGCAGACCCGTTTATTGGAAATGCTTAACTGTGATGTGTATTATCTGGATGCGTATGACCTGGAATTTGTTGCCGGGCGTGGCTTTGCAGAGGATTTCGGAGGAGATGTCTATAATATCGTCCTGAACGAAACGGCTGTCCGTACATTGGGTTTTGCTTCGCCGGAGGCTGCTTTGGGCGAGCGTCTTTCCGTGGAGACTGTCGATCAGCCGATGCAGATTATCGGGGTGGTAAAAGACTATCACCAGCAGTCGCTGAATAAGGGGTATACGCCTCTTCTGTTCGCCTTGCACGATAAGTTGAGCTGGATGAAACAACGTTATATTTCTGTCGTTATGGAGAATGCGAATCCCCGCGAGCTGGTGAAACAGTCGGAAGAGATATGGGACCGTTATTTCCCTGATTCCAGCTACGACTATTTCTTCCTGGATCAGTTCTTCGACCAGCAATACCGCCAGGATGAGGTCTTCGGTCTGATCGTTGCCCTCTTTGCCATACTGGCGATTTTCATTTCCTGTATGGGGCTTTGGGTGCTGGTGATGTTCTCCTGCTCGACGAGGGTGCGTGAGATGGGAATACGCAAAGTGTTGGGCGCATCGAAAATGCAGTTGTTCTACGAGTTGGGCCGCGAATTCTTTGTTCTGATCGGCATAGCGGTCGTCATCGCGCTTCCTTTGTCGTGGTGGGTCATGGACGGCTGGCTGGATCATTATTCGTTCCGCACCGCCTGGAAAGCCTGGTTCTTCCTTGTTCCGGTGATTTTATTGTGTGTGATCTCCCTGTTGACCATAGGCTGGCAGACTGCTAAAACAATCCTTAGCAAACCTGCCCGGTCGTTGCGGTATGAATAA
- a CDS encoding PaaI family thioesterase codes for MTINEFLQGDKFALFAGVELLETGNGYAKARMEIKPMHLNGGGVCQGGAIFTLADLAFAAATNSHARLTLSITSNINFFKAESKGFLYAEAREVFSHKRLANCEVNITNEAGELIATFSGSGYRKDTELPFAPIE; via the coding sequence ATGACGATCAACGAATTTCTTCAGGGCGACAAGTTTGCCTTATTTGCCGGAGTTGAATTACTGGAAACGGGCAACGGCTATGCCAAAGCCCGTATGGAAATAAAGCCGATGCATTTGAATGGCGGCGGTGTTTGTCAGGGAGGTGCTATCTTTACGCTTGCCGACCTGGCTTTCGCAGCGGCAACCAACAGCCATGCCCGGCTCACGCTGTCGATTACTTCCAATATCAACTTCTTCAAAGCCGAAAGCAAAGGATTCCTGTATGCCGAAGCACGCGAAGTATTCAGCCACAAAAGGCTGGCCAATTGTGAAGTAAACATCACAAACGAAGCGGGCGAACTGATCGCCACATTCAGCGGTTCCGGATACCGGAAAGATACGGAGCTGCCGTTCGCCCCGATAGAATAA